The Opitutales bacterium ASA1 genome window below encodes:
- a CDS encoding ATP-dependent Clp protease ATP-binding subunit — translation MEPMNNFTPRAQQVLALARKEADRFHHNYVGTEHLLLGLIKLGQGVAVSVLQKMGLDLETVRAAVEKQVGTGPEGKTAGSIPYTPRVKKVLALAGKEAKALNHSYVGTEHILLGLLREGEGVAARVLKSLDVDIERTRNEILRELDPQFSGEPEEAGSAQASRPQATEDKKELKTPALKAFGRDLTELARKGELDPVIGRKPEIRRVVQILCRRTKNNPVLIGEAGVGKTAIVEGLAQEIAGGIVPEILADKRVITLDLALMVAGTKYRGQFEERIKAVMDEIKRAKNVIIFIDEMHTIVGAGAAEGAMDASNIFKPALSRGELQCIGATTLNEYRKYIEKDSALDRRFQSVMVEAPSIDDTILILKGIRGKYEEHHKAVFTDKSLEAAAKLSDRYITSRFLPDKAIDVMDEAGSRARIASLNRPPEIEELAKQIEEICGKKEDAISKQHFEEAAKHRDLEKQLRTKQEQTLEAWKKSREETRVTIDEEQMLQVVSDWTKIPLSRLEKKETEKLLSLEKDLQGRVIGQDDASWSIARALRRSRADLKDPRRPIGSFMFLGPTGVGKTMLAKTLAETMFGDPDSIIQIDMSEYMEKFSVSRMIGSPPGYVGYEEGGQLSEAVRRRPYSVVLFDEIEKAHPDVVQILLQILEDGRLTDSLGRTVDFRNTIIIMTTNVGASIIQRQTSMGFGSAQGGPDDYEKMKEKVLDEAKRIFKPEFLNRINDLIVFRPLTKVDLVKIVDLEIAQLSKRLVERKITLDVSAEAKDFLINKGYDEKFGARPLRRAIERFLEDPLAESILRGDIREGEPVKVALEIDHLVFEQSSPATNVS, via the coding sequence ATGGAACCCATGAACAACTTCACTCCCCGCGCCCAACAGGTTCTCGCCTTGGCGCGCAAGGAGGCGGATCGTTTTCACCACAACTACGTGGGCACCGAGCACCTCCTGCTCGGTCTGATCAAGCTCGGCCAGGGAGTGGCCGTCAGCGTTCTCCAAAAGATGGGCCTCGACCTCGAAACCGTCCGCGCCGCCGTAGAAAAGCAGGTCGGTACCGGACCCGAGGGCAAGACCGCCGGAAGCATCCCTTACACGCCGCGCGTGAAGAAGGTCCTCGCCCTCGCCGGCAAAGAAGCAAAGGCCCTCAACCATTCCTACGTCGGCACCGAGCACATTCTCCTCGGCCTCCTCCGCGAAGGCGAAGGTGTCGCCGCGCGCGTCCTCAAGTCGCTCGACGTCGACATCGAACGCACCCGCAACGAGATCCTCCGCGAACTCGACCCGCAGTTCTCAGGCGAACCCGAAGAGGCTGGTTCCGCGCAAGCGTCCCGTCCGCAGGCCACCGAGGACAAGAAGGAGCTCAAGACCCCCGCCCTCAAGGCCTTCGGCCGCGACCTCACCGAACTCGCTCGCAAGGGCGAGCTCGATCCGGTCATCGGACGCAAACCCGAGATCCGCCGCGTCGTCCAAATCCTCTGCCGCCGCACGAAGAACAACCCCGTGCTCATCGGCGAGGCCGGCGTCGGCAAGACCGCCATCGTCGAAGGCCTCGCGCAGGAGATCGCCGGTGGCATCGTGCCCGAGATCCTCGCCGACAAACGCGTGATCACCCTCGACCTCGCACTCATGGTCGCAGGCACCAAGTATCGCGGTCAGTTCGAGGAACGCATCAAGGCCGTGATGGACGAGATCAAGCGCGCCAAGAACGTGATCATCTTCATCGACGAGATGCACACGATCGTCGGCGCCGGCGCCGCCGAAGGCGCGATGGACGCTTCCAACATCTTCAAGCCCGCACTCTCCCGCGGCGAGCTCCAGTGCATCGGTGCCACGACCCTCAACGAGTATCGCAAATACATCGAGAAGGACAGCGCCCTCGATCGCCGGTTCCAGAGCGTCATGGTCGAAGCTCCCTCGATCGACGACACGATCCTCATCCTCAAGGGCATCCGCGGTAAGTACGAAGAGCACCACAAGGCCGTCTTCACCGACAAGTCGCTCGAAGCCGCCGCCAAGCTATCCGATCGCTACATCACCAGCCGTTTCCTCCCCGACAAGGCCATCGACGTGATGGACGAGGCCGGCTCGCGCGCGCGCATCGCTTCGCTCAACCGTCCTCCCGAGATCGAGGAACTCGCCAAGCAGATCGAAGAGATCTGCGGCAAAAAGGAGGACGCCATCAGCAAACAGCACTTCGAAGAAGCCGCCAAGCACCGCGACCTCGAGAAGCAACTCCGCACGAAACAGGAGCAAACTCTCGAAGCGTGGAAGAAGTCCCGCGAGGAAACCCGCGTGACGATCGACGAAGAGCAGATGCTCCAAGTCGTATCCGATTGGACCAAGATCCCGCTCAGCCGCCTCGAAAAGAAGGAGACCGAAAAACTCCTCAGCCTCGAGAAGGATTTGCAGGGTCGCGTCATCGGACAGGACGACGCCAGCTGGTCGATCGCTCGCGCTTTGCGTCGCTCGCGTGCCGATCTCAAGGATCCGCGCCGGCCGATCGGCTCGTTCATGTTCCTCGGACCCACCGGTGTCGGCAAGACGATGCTCGCGAAGACCCTCGCCGAGACGATGTTCGGCGATCCCGACTCGATCATCCAGATCGACATGTCCGAGTACATGGAGAAGTTCTCCGTCTCCCGCATGATCGGCTCGCCTCCGGGCTACGTCGGTTACGAGGAGGGCGGCCAACTCTCCGAAGCTGTCCGTCGTCGCCCCTACTCGGTCGTCCTCTTCGACGAAATCGAGAAGGCGCACCCGGATGTCGTGCAGATTCTGTTGCAGATCCTCGAGGACGGTCGACTGACCGACTCGCTCGGTCGCACCGTCGACTTCCGCAACACGATCATCATCATGACCACCAACGTCGGCGCTTCGATCATCCAGCGCCAGACGTCGATGGGCTTCGGCTCCGCCCAAGGCGGCCCGGACGACTACGAGAAGATGAAGGAAAAGGTGCTCGACGAGGCCAAGCGCATCTTCAAGCCCGAGTTCCTCAACCGCATCAACGATCTCATCGTCTTCCGCCCGCTCACCAAGGTGGACCTCGTGAAGATCGTGGATCTCGAGATCGCGCAGCTCTCCAAGCGGCTCGTCGAGCGCAAGATCACGCTGGACGTCTCCGCGGAGGCCAAGGACTTCCTCATCAACAAAGGCTACGACGAGAAATTCGGCGCGCGTCCGTTGCGTCGCGCGATCGAGCGCTTCCTCGAAGATCCTCTCGCCGAATCCATCCTCCGTGGCGACATCCGCGAAGGCGAACCGGTG
- a CDS encoding protein arginine kinase, producing MIIAPLLESRADFGETSGPRGSVVLMTRIRFARNLARHAFPGWAKDAQRREVFATSLAAVAGLKEMKKGISAEMSDLDELERQILFERHLISRELMGMKTGSGFVISRDQSCAVMINEEDHLRIQVIKAGFHFKKAWNVLNGIDTSLEETLDYAFSPTLGFLTACPTNVGTAMRASAMMHLPALVIGGQMEKVVRAVNQLGIAVRGLFGEGSDATGSIFQISNQTTLGEGEEEILKRLTAVLNSVIEQENNTRARLLETEPAKLFDKIGRAFGILRNAYVLSSSEAMNMLSLVRLGVDLKMLPVELRSTVDRLFIECQPGHVQYAARKPIETAERDSFRARLLRAEFEKVGTPDFNPRNDDNEPTATN from the coding sequence ATGATCATTGCTCCCCTGCTCGAATCCCGCGCCGACTTCGGCGAGACCAGTGGCCCCCGTGGCTCCGTGGTCTTGATGACGCGTATCCGTTTCGCCCGCAATCTCGCGCGGCACGCGTTTCCCGGCTGGGCGAAAGACGCGCAACGCCGCGAGGTCTTCGCCACCTCCCTCGCCGCCGTGGCCGGTCTCAAGGAGATGAAGAAAGGCATCAGCGCCGAGATGTCCGACCTCGACGAACTCGAGCGGCAAATCCTCTTCGAACGCCATCTCATCTCCCGCGAACTCATGGGCATGAAGACCGGCTCGGGCTTCGTGATCAGCCGCGACCAATCCTGTGCCGTGATGATCAACGAGGAGGACCACCTCCGCATCCAAGTGATCAAGGCCGGATTCCACTTCAAGAAGGCGTGGAACGTCCTCAACGGCATCGACACCTCCCTTGAGGAGACGCTCGACTACGCCTTCTCGCCCACGCTCGGGTTCCTCACCGCGTGTCCTACGAATGTCGGCACCGCGATGCGCGCCTCGGCCATGATGCATCTCCCGGCCCTCGTCATCGGTGGCCAAATGGAGAAGGTCGTGCGCGCCGTGAACCAACTCGGTATCGCCGTCCGCGGACTCTTCGGCGAAGGGTCCGACGCGACCGGAAGCATCTTTCAGATCTCCAACCAGACGACACTGGGCGAAGGCGAAGAGGAGATCCTCAAGCGCCTCACCGCCGTCCTCAATTCCGTCATCGAGCAGGAAAACAACACACGAGCGCGACTCCTCGAGACGGAACCCGCCAAGCTCTTCGACAAGATCGGCCGCGCGTTCGGCATCCTGCGCAACGCCTACGTCCTCAGCTCCAGCGAGGCCATGAACATGCTCTCGCTCGTCCGCCTCGGCGTCGACCTCAAGATGCTCCCCGTCGAACTCCGCTCGACCGTCGATCGCCTTTTCATCGAATGCCAGCCGGGACACGTCCAGTACGCCGCCCGCAAGCCGATAGAGACCGCGGAACGCGACTCTTTTCGGGCCCGCCTCTTGCGTGCGGAATTTGAGAAAGTCGGCACTCCGGATTTCAATCCTCGAAACGACGACAACGAACCGACCGCAACGAACTAA
- a CDS encoding UvrB/UvrC motif-containing protein has product MGESLKCDLCGKPATVHLTQIVNNQIHKLDLCEECAAAKGVTDPTGFSLADLLVNKPAAAETPASQLVCEHCGFTQADFKKLGRLGCPACYERFSPILEPVLANMHKGVTHLGKVPARSIERRTLLDRIARLERELTDAVRSERYEDAARLRDEITAMKEAMSGRPAVS; this is encoded by the coding sequence ATGGGCGAATCCCTCAAATGCGACCTCTGCGGCAAGCCCGCCACCGTTCACCTCACTCAGATCGTCAACAACCAGATCCACAAACTGGACTTGTGTGAGGAGTGTGCGGCGGCCAAGGGCGTGACGGATCCTACCGGGTTTTCCCTCGCCGATCTTCTCGTCAACAAGCCTGCCGCGGCCGAGACACCCGCCAGCCAGCTCGTTTGCGAGCATTGCGGCTTCACCCAAGCCGACTTCAAGAAACTCGGCCGGCTCGGATGCCCTGCTTGTTACGAGCGGTTCTCGCCGATCCTCGAACCCGTGCTCGCCAACATGCACAAGGGCGTGACGCACCTCGGCAAGGTGCCCGCTCGTTCGATCGAACGCCGCACGCTTCTCGACCGCATCGCCCGCCTCGAACGCGAACTCACGGACGCCGTCCGTTCCGAGCGCTACGAAGACGCCGCTCGCCTGCGCGACGAGATCACCGCGATGAAGGAGGCGATGAGCGGCCGGCCCGCCGTCTCCTGA
- the ilvE gene encoding branched-chain-amino-acid transaminase: MYVYVDGTFFPKEEAKISVFDHGLLYGDGVFEGIRLYRGCVYRLEEHLERLEYSAKALLLQIPLSRAEMAEAVCEACRRNNLVDGYIRLVVTRGVGNLGLSIASCKKASVIIIADKIQLYPPEIYTKGLSIVTVATRRINPAALNPAVKSLNYLNNVLAKIEAAQMGALEAIMLNDQGYVAECTGDNLFLVHKGVVYTPDVSSGALKGITRQAIMDLCAEMDIRVVEKNLTRYDVWVADECFLTGTAAEVVPVVAVDGRPIGDGKPGAITGRLLEAFHRRVSVDGTKI, encoded by the coding sequence ATGTACGTTTACGTCGACGGAACGTTTTTCCCCAAGGAAGAGGCGAAGATCTCCGTGTTCGATCACGGGCTGCTCTACGGAGACGGCGTTTTCGAGGGCATCCGCCTCTACCGCGGTTGCGTCTATCGTCTCGAGGAGCACTTGGAGCGACTGGAGTATTCGGCCAAGGCGCTGCTGCTGCAGATCCCGCTCTCGCGAGCGGAGATGGCCGAAGCTGTTTGCGAGGCTTGCCGCCGCAACAACCTGGTCGACGGCTACATCCGCCTCGTCGTGACGCGCGGTGTCGGCAATCTCGGTCTCTCCATCGCCTCTTGCAAGAAGGCCTCGGTCATCATCATCGCGGACAAGATACAGCTCTACCCGCCCGAAATCTACACCAAGGGCCTCTCGATCGTCACCGTGGCCACGCGCCGCATCAACCCCGCCGCCCTCAACCCGGCGGTGAAGTCGTTGAACTACCTCAACAACGTGCTCGCCAAGATCGAGGCCGCACAAATGGGAGCGCTGGAGGCGATCATGCTCAACGATCAGGGCTACGTCGCGGAGTGCACCGGCGACAACCTCTTCCTCGTCCACAAGGGCGTGGTCTACACGCCGGACGTCTCCAGCGGCGCACTCAAGGGCATCACCCGACAGGCCATCATGGACCTCTGCGCGGAGATGGACATCCGAGTCGTCGAGAAGAACCTCACCCGCTACGACGTGTGGGTGGCGGACGAATGCTTCCTCACTGGAACTGCCGCTGAAGTCGTCCCCGTCGTCGCAGTCGACGGTCGCCCGATCGGCGACGGCAAGCCCGGTGCAATCACGGGGCGTCTCCTCGAAGCGTTTCATCGACGCGTCTCGGTCGACGGCACGAAGATCTGA
- a CDS encoding putative manganese-dependent inorganic diphosphatase: protein MAQAQNPTYIIGHRNPDADAICSAIAYAAFKQAAGQSGFVAARCGNSNARIDAILSRFEQPLPLFLADVTPRVRDIMITDVVRAERGATCAECLELIDRHDIRSLPLVDEDERVLGFISVFQLGGYFVPKLKDPREMRHVFSSINSVVRALKAKVLYLRDGDTFEDMYVKIGAMDIRSFGRMADVEVIPSSQTIIVVGDRWDIQQRSIQVGVRLLVITGNLEVDPEVVEQAREKGVSVVVSPYDSATTAWIVRTASLVDHMIDTNIVTFAAEERLVDVRRKAGAHNTLAYAVLDDAGRLQGIFSKSDLLKSVRTSLVLVDHNEMSQAVPGAAEVNIVEVIDHHRLGALNTQQPILFINEPVGSTCTIVADQFRRSGLVPSPSIAGVMMGGIISDTLNLVSPTSTEKDALLLRWLENISGVQADDLAETIFSSGSVILSSTPDEVIRADFKIYEEEGVRFSVSQVEELGFSNFRKHDEKITDALARLRAAEGLYFAGLLVTDINTQNSLFVIKGEREFLERITYKSVEHADIFDMPGIVSRKKQLLPFLTSILRSLNVDGSLAASPAAR, encoded by the coding sequence ATGGCACAAGCCCAGAACCCGACCTACATCATCGGGCATCGTAATCCCGATGCCGATGCCATCTGCTCCGCGATCGCCTACGCGGCGTTCAAACAGGCCGCTGGTCAGTCTGGGTTCGTGGCCGCGCGCTGCGGTAACAGCAACGCACGGATCGACGCCATCCTGAGTCGGTTCGAGCAGCCGCTGCCGCTCTTTCTCGCCGACGTGACGCCGCGCGTGCGCGACATCATGATCACCGACGTCGTGCGGGCCGAGCGTGGGGCGACGTGCGCCGAGTGTCTGGAGCTGATCGATCGGCACGACATCCGCAGTCTTCCGCTGGTCGACGAAGACGAACGCGTTCTCGGATTCATCTCCGTCTTCCAGCTCGGCGGTTACTTCGTGCCGAAGCTGAAGGACCCGCGCGAGATGCGCCACGTGTTCTCGAGCATCAACTCCGTCGTGCGCGCCTTGAAGGCGAAGGTCCTGTACCTGCGCGACGGAGACACGTTCGAAGACATGTACGTGAAGATCGGCGCGATGGACATTCGTTCCTTCGGTCGCATGGCCGATGTCGAAGTCATCCCGTCGTCGCAAACCATCATCGTCGTGGGGGATCGCTGGGACATCCAGCAGCGCTCCATTCAAGTCGGCGTGCGCTTGCTCGTGATCACGGGAAATTTGGAGGTCGATCCCGAGGTGGTGGAGCAAGCGCGGGAGAAGGGGGTGAGCGTGGTGGTCAGCCCGTACGACTCGGCGACGACCGCATGGATCGTCCGCACGGCGTCGCTCGTCGATCACATGATCGACACCAACATCGTGACGTTTGCGGCGGAGGAGCGGCTCGTCGACGTTCGCCGCAAGGCCGGTGCGCACAACACGCTCGCCTACGCGGTCCTCGACGATGCAGGCCGCTTGCAGGGCATATTCAGCAAGAGCGATCTGCTCAAGTCCGTGCGGACCAGTCTCGTGCTGGTCGACCACAACGAAATGAGTCAGGCGGTGCCGGGTGCGGCCGAGGTGAACATCGTCGAGGTGATCGACCATCACCGGCTCGGAGCGCTCAACACCCAACAGCCCATACTCTTCATCAACGAGCCCGTCGGCTCGACGTGCACGATCGTGGCGGATCAGTTCCGGCGTTCCGGGTTGGTGCCCTCGCCGTCGATCGCGGGCGTGATGATGGGCGGCATCATCTCCGACACGCTCAACCTCGTCAGCCCCACCTCGACCGAAAAAGACGCGCTCCTCCTGCGTTGGTTGGAAAACATCTCGGGCGTGCAGGCCGACGATCTCGCCGAGACGATCTTCTCCAGCGGGTCGGTCATCCTTTCGTCCACGCCGGACGAGGTCATCCGGGCGGACTTCAAGATCTACGAAGAAGAGGGCGTGCGCTTCTCCGTGTCGCAGGTCGAAGAGCTGGGTTTCAGCAACTTCCGCAAGCACGACGAGAAGATCACCGACGCGTTGGCCCGACTCCGGGCGGCCGAGGGGCTCTATTTCGCGGGACTCTTGGTGACGGACATCAACACGCAAAACTCGCTCTTCGTGATCAAGGGCGAGCGCGAGTTTCTCGAGCGCATCACCTACAAGTCGGTGGAGCACGCGGACATTTTCGACATGCCGGGCATCGTGAGCCGCAAGAAGCAGTTGCTGCCCTTCCTCACGTCGATCTTGCGTTCGCTCAACGTCGACGGCTCGCTCGCGGCCTCGCCGGCGGCGCGCTGA
- the ychF gene encoding redox-regulated ATPase YchF — protein MLRAGIVGLPNVGKSTLFNALTRSRKAEAANYPFCTIDPNVGVVSVPDERLAVLQTIAKTKVVIPAAIEFVDIAGLVAGASKGEGLGNQFLANIREVDAIVHVVRCFVDDDVIHNMGAVDPVRDIEVINTELILADIDACAKRLEKAQKKARGQDKEAIAEVALLEKTIPHLDAGKPANTLELDDQERALMRSFYLLSAKPVLYACNVAESDIADPSRNEFVAAVARYAREHHDAGSTTICAKLESDLVDLGPDEAREYLKEYGVTDSGVSALIRGAYALLGLVTYFTAGEKEVRAWTIKRGWKAPQAAGVIHTDFEKGFIKAEVVSYEDLSTLGSTAAARDAGKYRLEGKEYVFKDGDVALFRFNV, from the coding sequence ATGCTCCGAGCAGGCATCGTCGGTCTTCCCAACGTCGGCAAGTCCACTCTCTTCAACGCCCTCACGCGTTCCCGCAAGGCCGAGGCTGCGAACTACCCGTTCTGCACGATCGATCCCAACGTCGGCGTCGTCTCCGTGCCGGACGAGCGCCTCGCCGTGCTTCAGACGATCGCGAAGACCAAGGTAGTCATCCCGGCCGCGATCGAGTTCGTCGACATTGCGGGTCTCGTCGCCGGCGCGAGCAAGGGCGAAGGCCTCGGCAACCAGTTTCTCGCCAACATCCGCGAGGTGGACGCCATCGTCCACGTGGTCCGCTGCTTCGTGGACGACGACGTGATCCACAACATGGGCGCGGTCGATCCCGTGCGCGACATCGAGGTGATCAACACGGAGTTGATCCTGGCCGACATCGACGCCTGCGCGAAACGCCTGGAGAAGGCGCAGAAGAAGGCGCGCGGGCAGGACAAGGAGGCGATCGCCGAGGTGGCCTTGCTGGAAAAGACGATCCCGCATCTCGATGCCGGCAAACCCGCCAACACGCTCGAACTCGACGACCAGGAGCGCGCGCTCATGCGGTCGTTCTACCTGCTCAGCGCGAAGCCAGTGCTCTACGCCTGCAACGTGGCCGAGTCCGACATCGCCGACCCGTCGCGCAACGAGTTCGTCGCAGCCGTCGCCCGCTACGCCCGCGAACATCACGACGCCGGAAGCACGACGATCTGCGCGAAGCTCGAGTCCGATCTCGTCGACCTCGGTCCCGACGAAGCGCGCGAATACCTGAAGGAGTACGGTGTGACCGACTCCGGCGTCTCCGCTCTCATCCGCGGAGCTTACGCGTTGTTGGGATTGGTCACCTACTTCACGGCCGGTGAGAAGGAGGTGCGGGCGTGGACGATCAAGCGCGGATGGAAGGCACCGCAGGCCGCCGGCGTGATCCACACCGACTTCGAGAAGGGCTTCATCAAGGCCGAGGTCGTCTCCTACGAAGACCTCTCGACCCTTGGCAGCACGGCCGCCGCGCGCGATGCCGGGAAGTACCGCCTCGAAGGCAAGGAATACGTGTTCAAGGACGGCGACGTGGCTCTCTTCCGCTTCAACGTCTGA
- the trmD gene encoding tRNA (guanosine(37)-N1)-methyltransferase TrmD encodes MRIDIITLFPAMLDGFLGESMLGRACAKGLIDVRVHNLRDWATDKHQVTDDRPFGGGAGMVLKPEPVFAAIEALRTPEAHVVYLSPDGVPLSPAVGESLSVRSHLIFLSGHYEGIDQRIRDRIVDAEISIGDYVLTNGTLAAAVVVDVMARFVPGVLGEEKSLTHESFTRNVLDFPQYTRPAEFRGWKVPEVLLSGNHALIERWRAEQSLEKTRRLRPDLLIGHHETHHRGTDQSAAQDRPPRLQGG; translated from the coding sequence ATGCGCATCGACATCATCACTCTGTTTCCGGCGATGCTCGACGGGTTTCTCGGCGAGAGCATGCTCGGACGCGCGTGTGCGAAGGGACTGATCGATGTCCGAGTGCACAACCTGCGCGATTGGGCCACGGACAAACACCAGGTCACGGACGACCGACCGTTCGGAGGAGGCGCGGGCATGGTGCTCAAGCCGGAGCCGGTGTTCGCGGCGATCGAGGCGTTACGCACACCGGAGGCACACGTCGTGTATCTTTCGCCGGACGGTGTGCCGTTGTCGCCGGCGGTGGGAGAGTCGCTCTCCGTGCGCTCGCACTTGATCTTCCTCAGCGGACACTACGAGGGCATCGACCAACGCATCCGGGATCGGATCGTCGATGCTGAGATCAGCATCGGCGACTACGTCCTGACCAACGGGACACTTGCAGCGGCGGTCGTGGTCGACGTCATGGCGCGCTTCGTGCCCGGCGTGTTGGGCGAGGAAAAGTCGTTGACGCACGAAAGCTTCACCCGCAACGTGCTCGACTTCCCTCAATACACGAGGCCCGCCGAATTTCGGGGGTGGAAGGTTCCCGAGGTTCTGCTCTCCGGTAATCACGCGCTGATCGAGCGTTGGCGCGCGGAACAGAGTCTCGAGAAGACCCGCCGTCTCCGACCCGATTTACTCATTGGACATCATGAAACCCATCATCGAGGAACTGACCAAAGCGCAGCTCAAGACCGACCTCCCCGCCTTCAAGGTGGGTGA
- the rplS gene encoding 50S ribosomal protein L19 produces the protein MKPIIEELTKAQLKTDLPAFKVGDGVRVHTKVREGDKERVQVFAGIVISRKGHGIQETFTVRRISYGEGVEKVFPVNSPNVEKVEIDRVSQVMRARLYYLRDRIGKKAVQVKVERRAMATAS, from the coding sequence ATGAAACCCATCATCGAGGAACTGACCAAAGCGCAGCTCAAGACCGACCTCCCCGCCTTCAAGGTGGGTGACGGCGTTCGCGTGCACACCAAGGTGCGCGAGGGAGACAAGGAGCGCGTGCAGGTGTTCGCGGGCATCGTCATCTCGCGCAAGGGCCACGGCATCCAAGAGACGTTCACCGTGCGCCGCATCTCCTACGGCGAGGGCGTGGAAAAGGTGTTTCCCGTCAACAGCCCGAACGTCGAGAAGGTGGAGATCGATCGCGTCAGTCAGGTGATGCGTGCTCGCCTTTATTACCTGCGTGACCGCATCGGCAAGAAGGCCGTGCAGGTCAAGGTCGAGCGCCGCGCGATGGCGACGGCGAGCTGA
- the tkt gene encoding transketolase, with product MALNLEILQQAANQARGLAIDAVHACSSGHLGLPLGCAEIGAVLYGHAMQHQPSEPRWINRDRFVLSGGHGSMFLYGWLHLAGYDLPIEQVKAFRQLGSKTPGHPEFHETPGVECTTGPLGQGIGNAVGLAVSAKMAMARYNTSAHTILDYHVVALAGDGCIQEGVAAEASAFAGHFRLDNLILIYDSNDVTLDAMAIKTQSEDTAARYRAYGFDVQTVDGHDMAGFLFAYEKARNATSGKPQLIIAKTEIGRGIPEVAGTAKGHGEGGAKFSDGARKGLGLPADHFHVSESVRAYFAEHRKNLSANYEKWKARYVAWRADHPELARSLDDGACPTIDVAALSAAIPAFPADAKIATRKAGADVLQPIAAKVPQLISGSADLHGSTLNYIADGKDFEPTCWTGRNVRYGIREHAMGAILNGIAYDGFFRASGATFLVFSDYCRPSIRLAALSHLPVIYIFTHDSIGVGEDGPTHQPVETVSGLRCIPNLDVIRPGDPEETAGAFVAAIERSSGPTLLALTRQAIPMLNQVPVETRRQGALLGGYVAVKEEGALETILLASGSELQHAVAAAKTLGKGVRVVSMPCFERFDRQSAEYRESVLPSSCRRRVAIEAGVSGLWYKYVGLDGRVVAIDRFGLSAPGNVAMKELGMTADDVVAAARALGF from the coding sequence ATGGCCCTCAATCTCGAAATCCTCCAGCAAGCCGCCAATCAAGCCCGTGGACTCGCCATCGACGCCGTCCACGCCTGCAGTTCGGGTCACCTCGGGCTGCCGTTGGGCTGCGCCGAAATCGGGGCCGTTCTCTACGGCCACGCGATGCAGCACCAGCCGAGCGAACCGCGCTGGATCAATCGGGACCGCTTCGTCCTCTCGGGCGGTCACGGCAGCATGTTTCTTTACGGGTGGCTCCACCTCGCTGGCTACGATCTCCCGATCGAGCAGGTGAAGGCCTTCCGGCAACTCGGCAGCAAGACACCGGGCCATCCGGAGTTCCACGAGACGCCGGGAGTCGAGTGCACGACCGGGCCGCTCGGGCAGGGGATCGGCAACGCCGTCGGTCTCGCCGTCTCCGCCAAGATGGCGATGGCGCGCTACAACACCTCCGCGCACACGATCCTCGACTACCACGTCGTGGCGCTCGCGGGCGATGGGTGCATCCAGGAGGGCGTCGCCGCCGAGGCTTCCGCTTTCGCCGGGCACTTCCGTTTGGACAACCTGATCCTCATCTACGACTCGAACGACGTCACCCTCGACGCGATGGCGATCAAGACGCAGAGCGAGGACACCGCCGCCCGTTACCGTGCCTACGGTTTCGACGTGCAGACGGTGGACGGCCACGACATGGCCGGTTTCCTCTTCGCCTACGAAAAGGCACGCAACGCGACCTCCGGGAAGCCGCAGCTCATCATCGCCAAGACGGAGATCGGTCGGGGTATTCCCGAAGTCGCCGGTACCGCGAAGGGCCACGGCGAGGGTGGAGCCAAGTTCTCCGACGGTGCGCGCAAAGGGCTCGGGTTGCCCGCGGATCACTTCCACGTCTCCGAGTCGGTCCGCGCTTACTTCGCGGAGCATCGCAAGAATCTTTCGGCGAACTACGAGAAGTGGAAGGCCCGTTACGTCGCTTGGCGCGCCGACCATCCGGAACTCGCGCGTTCGCTCGACGACGGTGCCTGCCCTACGATCGACGTAGCCGCCCTTTCGGCTGCGATCCCGGCTTTCCCGGCCGACGCGAAGATCGCCACGCGCAAGGCCGGAGCGGACGTGCTCCAGCCCATCGCGGCCAAGGTGCCACAGTTGATCAGCGGCAGTGCGGACCTCCACGGGTCCACGCTCAACTACATCGCGGACGGCAAAGACTTCGAACCGACCTGCTGGACCGGGCGCAACGTCCGTTACGGCATCCGCGAGCACGCGATGGGTGCCATCCTCAACGGCATCGCCTACGACGGCTTCTTCCGTGCCAGCGGTGCGACATTCCTCGTCTTCTCGGACTACTGTCGCCCGTCGATCCGACTCGCCGCGCTCTCCCACCTACCGGTGATCTACATCTTCACGCACGACTCGATCGGAGTCGGCGAGGACGGTCCCACACACCAACCGGTCGAGACCGTCTCGGGCCTGCGCTGCATCCCGAATCTCGACGTGATCCGTCCGGGCGATCCCGAGGAGACGGCCGGTGCATTCGTCGCTGCCATCGAGCGATCGAGTGGTCCCACGCTGCTGGCACTCACGCGTCAGGCGATTCCGATGCTGAACCAAGTACCCGTGGAGACGCGTCGCCAAGGCGCGTTGCTCGGCGGCTACGTCGCGGTGAAGGAAGAAGGTGCCCTCGAGACGATCCTGCTCGCGAGCGGCAGCGAACTCCAGCACGCGGTCGCCGCAGCCAAGACGCTCGGCAAGGGTGTGCGCGTGGTGTCTATGCCGTGTTTCGAGCGTTTCGACCGGCAGAGCGCGGAGTATCGCGAGTCGGTCCTGCCGAGCTCGTGCCGTCGCCGCGTCGCGATCGAGGCGGGCGTGAGCGGACTCTGGTACAAATACGTGGGCCTCGACGGTCGCGTCGTCGCGATCGATCGTTTCGGTCTCAGCGCACCCGGAAACGTCGCGATGAAGGAACTCGGTATGACTGCGGACGACGTCGTCGCAGCAGCACGCGCACTCGGTTTCTGA